A single Marinobacter sp. es.042 DNA region contains:
- a CDS encoding ABC transporter ATP-binding protein: MPVFFDVSNLDVRIGDTTILQNVNLAFVEGEVTALLGHNGSGKSTLLKVLARQLAPSTGNVRLLGKSFRSTGAREFARNVGYLPQHTPGTDGLTVRELVALGRYPWRGPLGRYNEEDHRLITRAIEDTGLGQFQHRSVDTLSGGERQRAWIAMLLAQQTRCLLLDEPISALDVKHQVETLRLVHRLAEQRDLTVVVVLHDVDLAARFCDRLVALKSGQLVADGSPRVIMDSGILESIYGVPMGVMERAPGQWVSYVH; encoded by the coding sequence ATGCCTGTTTTCTTCGACGTTTCCAATCTTGATGTCCGCATTGGCGACACCACCATACTTCAGAACGTGAACCTCGCTTTCGTTGAGGGTGAGGTAACAGCCCTGCTCGGGCATAACGGCTCCGGCAAATCCACCCTGCTCAAGGTGCTTGCCCGCCAGCTTGCCCCCTCAACCGGTAATGTCCGGCTTCTGGGCAAATCATTCCGGAGCACGGGTGCACGGGAATTTGCCCGCAATGTGGGTTATCTGCCCCAGCATACGCCGGGAACCGACGGTTTGACGGTTCGCGAGCTGGTTGCCCTGGGGCGCTACCCCTGGCGCGGACCGCTGGGACGCTATAACGAGGAAGACCACCGGCTGATCACCCGGGCCATTGAGGACACCGGACTCGGCCAGTTCCAGCATCGCTCTGTCGATACGCTCTCCGGTGGTGAACGCCAGCGCGCGTGGATTGCCATGCTGCTGGCCCAGCAAACACGATGCCTGCTGCTGGATGAGCCCATATCCGCCCTGGATGTGAAACATCAGGTGGAAACCCTGCGCCTGGTCCATCGTCTCGCCGAACAGCGGGATCTAACTGTTGTCGTGGTGCTGCACGATGTGGATCTTGCGGCCCGGTTCTGCGACCGTCTGGTCGCCCTGAAATCCGGGCAACTGGTTGCCGATGGCAGCCCCCGGGTAATCATGGATTCCGGCATCCTGGAATCCATATATGGCGTGCCCATGGGCGTGATGGAGCGCGCGCCCGGACAGTGGGTGTCCTATGTCCACTAG
- a CDS encoding ABC transporter ATP-binding protein: protein MSSHSHQATSSFAALARLLRYARGYRRQIIAATTCSIINKLFDIAPEILIGVAIDVVVNQEESFVAGLGFETAQEQITILAVLTFFIWAGESLFEYLFQILWRNLAQRLQSDLRQDAYEHAQRLDMSFFEARSSGQLVATMNDDVNQLERFLDGGANAMIQVVVTVVAVGAVFFVLSPLIALLAFTPIPLIIWGAFYFQRKAGPLYADVREKVGDLSSRLANNLGGIATIKSFTAEQREAKRLKESSEAYVEANRRAIRISSAFIPVIRMAILAGFLATFTVGGMMALEGNLNVGAYGVLVFLTQRLLWPLTGLAEVIDLFERAMASTRRILDLLAEPVHVRDEGGKALAEPVKGDVELEKVSFHYRSSGAGIRDISLTVPAGNTLALVGATGSGKSTLIKLLLRFYDPSNGQIRIDGQPIRDLSLQSLRGAIGLVSQDVYLFEGTIRENLAYGNPDASDVEIIDAAKTAEAWSFIEALPEGLNTPVGERGVRLSGGQRQRLSLARALLKDPPILVLDEATSAVDNETEAAIQRSLKRIGHNRTVIMIAHRLSTIVDADTIAVIEGGKVLEQGTHRELLDQDGAYANQWRVQTGQIQAAI from the coding sequence ATGTCCTCACACAGCCACCAAGCCACCAGCAGCTTTGCTGCCCTGGCCCGCCTGCTGAGATACGCCCGGGGATATCGCCGACAGATCATCGCCGCCACCACCTGCTCAATCATCAACAAACTCTTTGATATCGCCCCGGAAATCCTGATCGGTGTTGCCATTGATGTGGTCGTCAACCAGGAAGAGAGCTTTGTGGCTGGCCTCGGCTTCGAAACGGCCCAGGAGCAAATCACCATTCTGGCCGTACTCACCTTTTTCATCTGGGCCGGCGAATCCCTGTTCGAATACCTGTTCCAGATCTTGTGGCGCAACCTCGCCCAGCGTTTGCAATCGGACCTCCGGCAGGATGCCTACGAACATGCCCAGCGCCTGGACATGAGCTTCTTCGAGGCCCGCAGCTCCGGCCAGCTGGTGGCCACCATGAACGACGACGTTAACCAGCTCGAACGCTTCCTCGACGGCGGCGCCAACGCCATGATTCAGGTAGTGGTGACCGTGGTTGCCGTCGGCGCCGTATTCTTCGTGCTCTCGCCGCTCATTGCCCTGCTGGCATTCACCCCCATCCCCCTGATTATCTGGGGCGCCTTCTACTTCCAGCGCAAAGCGGGGCCGCTCTACGCCGACGTTCGTGAAAAAGTGGGCGACCTGTCCAGCCGGCTGGCCAACAATCTGGGCGGCATCGCCACCATCAAGAGCTTTACCGCTGAACAGCGGGAGGCAAAGCGTCTTAAAGAGAGTAGCGAAGCCTACGTGGAGGCCAACCGTCGGGCGATCCGCATCAGCTCTGCATTTATTCCGGTGATCCGGATGGCCATTCTGGCCGGCTTCCTGGCCACCTTTACGGTGGGGGGCATGATGGCCCTTGAGGGCAACCTGAACGTGGGTGCCTATGGCGTTCTGGTCTTTCTTACACAGCGCTTGCTGTGGCCCCTGACCGGCCTTGCCGAGGTGATTGACCTGTTCGAACGGGCCATGGCCAGCACCCGTCGGATTCTGGACCTTCTGGCCGAGCCCGTACACGTGCGTGACGAGGGTGGCAAGGCACTGGCAGAGCCGGTGAAAGGCGATGTTGAGTTGGAAAAAGTAAGCTTTCACTATCGCTCTAGCGGCGCAGGAATCCGGGATATCAGCCTGACCGTGCCAGCTGGCAATACCCTTGCGCTGGTCGGCGCAACCGGTTCCGGCAAATCCACTCTGATCAAGTTGTTGCTGCGGTTCTACGATCCGAGCAACGGCCAAATCCGAATCGATGGACAACCCATTCGGGATCTCAGCTTGCAATCCCTGCGCGGCGCCATTGGGCTGGTGAGCCAGGATGTTTATCTGTTCGAGGGCACCATTCGGGAAAACCTTGCCTATGGAAATCCGGATGCCTCCGATGTCGAGATCATTGATGCAGCGAAAACCGCGGAAGCCTGGTCTTTTATTGAAGCGCTGCCCGAGGGCCTGAACACACCGGTGGGTGAACGGGGCGTTAGACTGTCCGGGGGACAACGCCAGCGACTGTCCCTCGCCCGTGCACTGCTGAAAGACCCGCCGATACTGGTGCTTGATGAAGCCACCAGCGCCGTGGACAACGAAACAGAAGCTGCCATCCAGCGGTCACTGAAACGTATCGGCCATAATCGGACCGTGATCATGATTGCCCATCGGCTCTCCACCATCGTTGATGCCGACACCATCGCGGTCATCGAGGGCGGCAAAGTGCTGGAACAGGGAACTCACAGGGAGCTGCTCGACCAGGACGGCGCCTACGCCAACCAGTGGCGGGTGCAGACCGGGCAAATACAGGCAGCCATTTAA
- a CDS encoding ABC transporter substrate-binding protein → MSTRSERCWRYGAALLLSLLPVFAGAASWQHEQGTLTLDKTPERVIALNWAATEALLLLGVTPIGVADRDGYNVWVREPELPEGVANIGTRVAPSLEAIAELKPDLIVTSSEMAPAANLLERIAPTYVVSVYKQGSRPFEKASSMLTTLGEMLNREERAKAVLNDIDQTLQAQRRRLENAGLTDRPVALVNFLDDRHVRVYAPNGLFQSALDALGLENAWPHSGNYWGFSVVGLEAIAPYQDSRIVVISPTLPGLSDTLADSPFWTYLPPVQRNQVYQIDPVWPFGGVFPVKRLATLLAEGLLAGGSDNVR, encoded by the coding sequence ATGTCCACTAGGTCTGAACGCTGCTGGCGATACGGCGCGGCGCTGCTGTTAAGTCTGCTGCCGGTCTTTGCCGGCGCTGCAAGCTGGCAGCACGAACAGGGCACCCTGACTCTGGACAAGACTCCGGAACGCGTGATCGCTCTCAACTGGGCCGCCACCGAGGCGCTCTTGTTACTCGGTGTCACGCCCATCGGCGTTGCCGATCGGGATGGCTATAACGTCTGGGTCAGGGAACCGGAACTTCCAGAGGGAGTCGCCAACATCGGCACCCGCGTGGCGCCAAGTCTGGAAGCCATTGCCGAGCTCAAGCCGGATCTGATCGTTACCAGCTCCGAGATGGCGCCCGCGGCCAACCTATTAGAGCGCATTGCGCCCACCTATGTTGTCAGCGTTTACAAGCAGGGCTCCCGACCGTTCGAAAAGGCCAGCAGCATGCTTACAACTCTTGGTGAGATGCTGAACCGGGAGGAACGCGCAAAGGCAGTTCTTAACGACATTGACCAGACCCTGCAGGCTCAGCGCCGTCGTCTGGAGAATGCCGGCCTCACGGACCGACCGGTGGCGCTGGTGAACTTTCTGGACGACCGCCACGTTCGCGTATACGCACCCAACGGCCTTTTCCAGAGCGCCCTGGACGCCCTTGGCCTTGAGAACGCCTGGCCACACTCCGGGAATTACTGGGGATTCTCGGTCGTCGGGCTTGAGGCAATTGCGCCCTACCAGGACAGCCGGATTGTGGTGATTTCTCCGACCCTGCCCGGGTTGTCTGACACCCTGGCCGACAGCCCTTTCTGGACTTATCTGCCTCCGGTTCAACGCAATCAGGTGTACCAGATTGATCCGGTCTGGCCCTTTGGCGGGGTATTCCCGGTCAAGCGACTGGCGACACTACTCGCCGAAGGCCTGCTGGCAGGAGGATCAGACAATGTACGCTGA